In Plasmodium chabaudi chabaudi strain AS genome assembly, chromosome: 9, the following proteins share a genomic window:
- a CDS encoding DNA repair protein RAD51, putative produces the protein MPAMKSANAKEDTVSQTCDNSTIEDADEHLYAGPLKIEQLLAKGFVKRDLELLKEGGLQTVECVAYAPMRTLCSIKGISEQKAEKLKKACKELCNSGFCNAIDYHDARQNLIKFTTGSKQLDALLKGGIETGGITELFGEFRTGKSQLCHTLAITCQLPIEQSGGEGKCLWIDTEGTFRPERIVAIAKRYGLHPTDCLNNIAYAKAYNCDHQTELLIDASAMMADTRFALLIVDSATALYRSEYTGRGELANRQSHLCRFLRGLQRIADIYGVAVIITNQVVAKVDAMSMFGGHEKLPIGGNIIAHASQTRLYLRKGRGESRICKIYDSPVLPEGEAVFAITEGGIADYEEK, from the coding sequence atgccTGCGATGAAATCAGCTAATGCAAAAGAAGATACAGTTTCACAAACATGTGATAATAGTACTATAGAAGACGCCGATGAGCATTTATATGCAGGACCATTGAAAATAGAACAATTACTTGCAAAAGGATTTGTTAAAAGAGATTTAGAATTACTTAAAGAAGGTGGTTTGCAAACAGTCGAATGTGTAGCATACGCCCCTATGCGTACATTATGTTCCATTAAAGGCATAAGTGAACAAAAGgcagaaaaattaaaaaaggcATGCAAAGAATTATGTAATTCTGGTTTTTGTAATGCAATTGACTACCATGATGCTCgacaaaatttaataaagttTACAACTGGATCAAAACAGTTAGATGCTTTATTAAAAGGAGGGATTGAAACCGGTGGAATTACTGAATTATTTGGAGAATTTCGTACTGGAAAAAGTCAGCTTTGCCATACATTGGCTATAACATGCCAATTACCTATTGAGCAGTCTGGAGGCGAGGGTAAATGTTTATGGATTGATACAGAAGGAACATTTAGACCTGAACGTATTGTCGCTATAGCTAAAAGATATGGTTTGCACCCAACAGattgtttaaataatatagcaTATGCTAAAGCATATAATTGTGATCACCAAACAGAATTATTAATAGACGCAAGTGCAATGATGGCAGATACAAGATTTGCTTTATTAATAGTGGATTCAGCAACTGCTTTATACAGATCAGAATATACAGGAAGAGGAGAACTTGCTAATAGGCAATCACATTTATGCCGATTTTTAAGAGGGTTACAAAGAATAGCTGATATATATGGGGTTGCAGTAATTATAACTAATCAAGTTGTTGCAAAGGTTGATGCCATGAGTATGTTTGGAGGTCACGAAAAACTTCCAATTGGTGGAAATATAATTGCACACGCAAGTCAGACAAGATTATATTTAAGAAAAGGTCGAGGTGAAAGTCGAATTTGCAAAATTTATGATTCTCCAGTGTTACCTGAAGGCGAAGCTGTATTTGCTATAACCGAAGGTGGAATAGCAGAttatgaagaaaaataa
- a CDS encoding prefoldin, putative, whose product MNLYDALGNAAINEETKEDFQKIILKSESFIDDVLHEHLKERQKKRDEILQDIFDMEILVANLKLLIDMKDQKEVETLTQLGCDSYVYADILDKNKIFIQIGYEFYLEMTLENAISFLKKKISLYEEKLTYWNKEIAKIKAHIQILMRAISNLA is encoded by the exons atgaatttatatgACGCTTTAGGAAATGCAGCTATAAATGAGGAAACCAAAGAagattttcaaaaaattattctgAAAAGTGAAAGTTTTATTGATGATGTTTTACATGAACACCTTAAAGAACGACAGAAAAAGAGGGATGAAATATTACAAGACATTTTTGATAT GGAAATTTTAGTGGCGAATCTGAAATTACTCATTGACATGAAAGACCAAAAAGAGGTCGAGACACTCACACAGCTAGGATGTGACAGTTATGTATATGCAGACAT actcgataaaaataagattTTTATCCAGATAGGCTACGAATTTTACTTAGAAATGACTCTTGAAAATGCCATATCTttcttaaaaaagaaaataagtCTTTATGAaga AAAATTAACGTATTGGAATAAGGAAATAGCTAAGATTAAGGCCCACATACAAATA TTAATGAGGGCAATTTCAAATTTGGCGTAA